The following proteins are encoded in a genomic region of Hymenobacter siberiensis:
- the pruA gene encoding L-glutamate gamma-semialdehyde dehydrogenase → MANGFFNVPVPINEPVKGYAPGSKEKLELQQELQRLKNLELDIPMHIGGEEVRTSNLKRISPPHDHQRTLGHFHYGDASHVTQAIDAALAARTAWAEMPWEHRAAIFLKAADLLAGPYRARINAATMLAQSKNAFQAEIDAACELIDFFRFNVHFMRQVYEQQPESLPGMWNRLEQRPLEGFVFALTPFNFTSIAANLPSSVAMMGNVVVWKPADTQVYSAQVLMELFEEAGVPAGVINLIYADGPVVGDVVFKHRDFAGIHFTGSTKVFQTIWQEIGQNIASYKSYPRIVGETGGKDFILAHPSAHAKAVAVGISRGAFEYQGQKCSAASRVYLPSNLADEILGYVKEDLASFKMGDVEDFGNFINAVIDERSFDKLAKYLDGAKADPNAEIIAGGGYDKSKGYFIEPTVIVAKDPKYITMCDELFGPVVTVYVYDADKFEEALELVDSTSPYALTGAIFSQDRYAIDLASKKLIHAAGNFYINDKPTGAVVGQQPFGGARASGTNDKAGSILNLLRWVSPRAIKETFVPVTDYHYPFLGSEPKEDLNRDKGL, encoded by the coding sequence ATGGCCAACGGCTTTTTCAACGTCCCCGTCCCGATTAACGAACCCGTCAAAGGCTACGCGCCCGGCTCGAAAGAGAAGCTGGAGCTTCAGCAGGAGCTGCAGCGCCTGAAAAACCTGGAGTTGGACATCCCCATGCACATTGGCGGCGAGGAAGTGCGTACCAGCAACCTCAAGCGCATCAGCCCGCCGCACGACCACCAGCGCACCCTCGGCCACTTCCACTACGGCGACGCCAGCCACGTTACGCAGGCCATCGACGCGGCCCTGGCCGCCCGCACCGCCTGGGCCGAAATGCCCTGGGAGCACCGCGCCGCCATCTTCCTCAAAGCTGCCGATTTGCTGGCCGGTCCCTACCGTGCCCGCATCAACGCGGCCACCATGCTGGCCCAGAGCAAGAACGCCTTCCAGGCTGAAATCGACGCCGCCTGCGAGCTGATTGACTTTTTCCGCTTCAACGTGCACTTCATGCGGCAGGTGTACGAGCAGCAGCCCGAGAGTCTGCCCGGCATGTGGAACCGCCTGGAGCAGCGTCCCCTCGAAGGCTTCGTGTTCGCCCTCACGCCATTCAACTTCACGTCCATCGCCGCCAACCTGCCCTCGTCGGTAGCCATGATGGGCAACGTGGTAGTCTGGAAACCAGCCGATACCCAGGTCTACTCGGCCCAGGTCCTCATGGAGCTGTTCGAGGAAGCGGGCGTGCCCGCCGGCGTCATCAACCTGATTTACGCCGATGGCCCCGTGGTGGGCGATGTGGTGTTCAAGCACCGCGATTTCGCCGGCATCCACTTCACCGGCTCCACCAAGGTGTTCCAGACCATCTGGCAGGAAATCGGCCAGAACATTGCCAGCTACAAGTCCTACCCCCGCATTGTGGGCGAAACCGGCGGCAAAGACTTCATCCTCGCCCACCCCTCGGCCCACGCCAAAGCCGTGGCCGTGGGCATCTCGCGCGGCGCGTTCGAGTACCAGGGCCAGAAATGCTCTGCTGCCTCCCGCGTGTACCTCCCCAGCAACCTAGCCGATGAAATTCTCGGCTACGTGAAGGAAGACCTTGCCTCCTTCAAAATGGGCGATGTGGAAGACTTCGGCAACTTCATCAACGCCGTTATCGACGAGCGTTCCTTCGATAAGCTCGCCAAATACCTCGACGGTGCCAAAGCCGACCCGAACGCTGAAATCATCGCCGGCGGCGGCTACGACAAGTCGAAAGGCTACTTCATCGAGCCCACCGTCATCGTGGCCAAAGACCCTAAATACATCACGATGTGCGACGAGCTGTTCGGCCCCGTGGTAACGGTGTACGTCTACGACGCCGACAAATTCGAAGAAGCGCTGGAGCTGGTCGATTCGACCTCGCCCTACGCCCTCACCGGCGCCATCTTCTCGCAGGACCGGTACGCCATCGACCTGGCCTCGAAGAAGCTCATCCACGCCGCCGGCAACTTCTACATCAACGACAAGCCCACCGGCGCCGTAGTCGGCCAGCAGCCCTTCGGCGGGGCCCGCGCCTCCGGCACCAACGACAAGGCCGGCTCCATCCTGAACCTGCTGCGCTGGGTGTCGCCCCGCGCCATCAAGGAAACCTTCGTGCCCGTGACGGACTACCACTACCCCTTCCTGGGCTCGGAGCCCAAGGAGGACTTGAACCGCGACAAAGGCTTGTAG
- a CDS encoding NADH-quinone oxidoreductase subunit D yields MPILNDFSQELTTLNLGPTHPATHGIFQNILQMDGERIVSGVPTIGYIHRAFEKLAERKPFYQITTLTDRMNYCSSPINNLGWHMTVEKMLGVTVPKRAQYIRVIMMELARITDHLICNSILGVDTGAFTGFLYLFQEREKVYEIYEEVCGARLTTNMGRVGGMERDLSPVAIDKLRAWLKSFPVVMKEFESMFNRNRIFMDRVVNVGPISAEKALSYGFTGPNLRAAGVDYDVRVMNPYSSYEDFEFDIPVGTNGDTYDRFIVRNEEIWQSLRIINQALDRLPDGPYHADAPHYYLPDKPDVYKNMEALIYHFKIVMGEIDAPVGEVYHAVEGGNGELGFYLVSDGGRTPYRLHFRRPCFIYYQAYPEMAVGTTLSDAIVILSSMNVIAGELDA; encoded by the coding sequence ATGCCCATTCTCAACGACTTCAGCCAGGAGCTGACGACGCTGAACCTGGGTCCGACGCACCCCGCCACACACGGCATTTTCCAGAACATCCTGCAAATGGATGGCGAGCGCATCGTATCCGGCGTGCCCACCATCGGCTACATCCACCGGGCGTTTGAGAAACTGGCCGAACGCAAGCCGTTCTACCAGATTACCACCCTCACCGACCGGATGAACTACTGTTCGTCGCCCATCAACAACCTGGGCTGGCATATGACGGTGGAAAAAATGCTCGGTGTGACCGTGCCGAAACGCGCGCAATACATCCGAGTGATTATGATGGAGCTGGCCCGAATTACCGACCATCTCATCTGTAACTCTATTCTGGGCGTGGATACGGGCGCGTTCACGGGCTTTCTCTACCTGTTTCAGGAACGTGAGAAGGTCTATGAAATCTACGAGGAGGTGTGCGGGGCCCGCCTCACCACCAATATGGGCCGCGTGGGTGGCATGGAGCGCGACCTCTCGCCCGTGGCTATCGACAAGCTCCGCGCCTGGCTGAAAAGCTTCCCGGTGGTGATGAAGGAGTTCGAAAGCATGTTCAACCGCAATCGCATTTTCATGGACCGCGTGGTAAACGTGGGCCCGATTTCGGCGGAAAAGGCCCTGAGCTACGGCTTCACCGGCCCCAATCTGCGGGCCGCCGGCGTCGACTACGACGTGCGGGTGATGAACCCGTATTCGAGCTATGAAGACTTCGAGTTCGACATTCCGGTGGGCACCAACGGTGATACCTACGACCGTTTCATCGTGCGCAATGAGGAAATCTGGCAGAGCCTGCGCATCATTAATCAGGCCCTCGACCGCCTGCCCGACGGCCCCTACCACGCCGACGCGCCGCACTACTACCTGCCCGACAAGCCGGACGTGTACAAGAACATGGAGGCCTTGATTTACCACTTCAAAATCGTGATGGGCGAGATTGATGCCCCCGTGGGCGAGGTGTACCACGCGGTGGAAGGCGGCAACGGCGAGCTGGGCTTCTACCTGGTGTCGGACGGCGGGCGCACGCCCTACCGCCTGCACTTCCGCCGGCCCTGCTTTATCTACTACCAGGCGTACCCCGAAATGGCCGTGGGCACCACGCTCTCCGACGCCATTGTTATTCTCTCGTCCATGAACGTCATCGCCGGCGAACTGGACGCCTAG
- a CDS encoding NADH-quinone oxidoreductase subunit B codes for MADNRVPEIKSVEAPEGVEGAGFFATSLEKVVGMARANSLWPLPFATSCCGIEFMATMGSHYDISRFGSERPSFSPRQADLLMVMGTIAKKMAPIVKQVYEQMAEPRWVLAMGACACSGGIFDSYSVLQGIDRIIPVDVYVPGCPPRPEQVIDGLMRVQDLARNESMRRRNAPEYQALLESYNIK; via the coding sequence ATGGCTGATAACCGAGTTCCTGAAATTAAATCCGTTGAAGCGCCCGAGGGCGTGGAAGGCGCCGGCTTCTTTGCTACCTCGCTGGAAAAGGTGGTGGGCATGGCCCGCGCCAACTCGCTCTGGCCCCTGCCCTTCGCCACGTCCTGCTGCGGCATCGAATTCATGGCCACCATGGGCTCGCACTACGACATTTCCCGCTTTGGCTCCGAGCGCCCCAGCTTCTCGCCCCGTCAGGCCGATTTGCTGATGGTGATGGGCACCATCGCCAAGAAAATGGCCCCCATCGTGAAGCAGGTATATGAGCAGATGGCTGAGCCCCGCTGGGTGCTGGCCATGGGTGCCTGTGCCTGCTCGGGCGGAATTTTCGACTCCTACTCGGTGCTGCAGGGCATCGACCGCATCATCCCGGTCGATGTGTACGTGCCCGGCTGCCCGCCCCGCCCCGAGCAGGTCATCGACGGGCTGATGCGTGTGCAGGACCTGGCCCGCAACGAATCCATGCGCCGCCGCAACGCCCCTGAGTATCAGGCCCTGTTGGAATCCTACAACATCAAGTAA
- the iscX gene encoding Fe-S cluster assembly protein IscX: MNHFEPPMHWADHEDIAMALYEKFGDDFTEAKIYRIRFTDLIDWILSLNNFDGTREQATEGHLEQIQAKWVYEWRDNQ, encoded by the coding sequence GTGAACCACTTTGAGCCGCCCATGCACTGGGCCGACCACGAGGATATTGCCATGGCCCTCTACGAGAAGTTCGGCGACGACTTCACGGAAGCAAAAATCTACCGCATCCGCTTCACCGATTTGATTGATTGGATACTGAGCCTGAACAACTTCGACGGCACCCGCGAGCAGGCCACCGAGGGCCACTTGGAGCAAATCCAGGCTAAGTGGGTGTACGAGTGGCGCGATAACCAATAA
- a CDS encoding geranylgeranylglycerol-phosphate geranylgeranyltransferase, which translates to MNQLPPKPPAPVLPPPHPTGGLRTALPTLVRWPNLLIMLLCLALVRAGLLLPGLPLRQSLLAPRFGLLVWAALLIAAAGYIINDYYDVKIDAINRPDRLVIGRVVNRRMAMLAHMVLSGVGVLVAGWLHPVLGAVTLGAALLLWGYSARFKRMALVGNLSIATLTAALVLLPELQLQLQRHDNNSVVWPYALAAFLLTMVREIVKDVEDMRGDAQHGCRTVPLVWGVARTKWVAGFFLACLALLTLGATGRLLVSGHWPLALWLLLLVLLPMAQLTRLLIRADRRRHFRHLSTFCKGIMLAGVLSMALAGSL; encoded by the coding sequence ATGAACCAGCTGCCCCCCAAGCCGCCTGCCCCCGTCCTGCCCCCGCCGCACCCCACCGGGGGGCTGCGCACGGCCCTGCCCACGCTGGTGCGCTGGCCCAACCTGCTGATTATGCTGCTGTGCCTGGCGCTGGTGCGGGCCGGCCTGCTGCTGCCCGGTCTGCCGCTGCGGCAGTCGCTGCTGGCCCCGCGCTTCGGGCTTCTGGTGTGGGCGGCGCTGCTGATAGCGGCGGCGGGCTACATCATCAACGACTATTACGATGTAAAAATTGATGCCATCAACCGCCCCGACCGGCTGGTGATTGGCCGCGTGGTGAACCGGCGCATGGCCATGCTGGCCCACATGGTGCTCAGCGGCGTGGGCGTGCTGGTGGCCGGCTGGCTGCACCCGGTGCTGGGGGCCGTCACGCTGGGCGCGGCACTGCTGCTATGGGGCTACTCAGCCCGCTTCAAGCGCATGGCGCTGGTGGGCAACCTCAGCATTGCCACCCTCACGGCGGCGCTGGTGCTGCTGCCCGAGCTGCAATTGCAGCTCCAGCGCCACGACAACAACAGCGTGGTGTGGCCCTACGCGCTGGCCGCGTTCCTGCTTACCATGGTGCGCGAAATCGTGAAAGATGTGGAAGACATGCGCGGCGATGCCCAGCACGGCTGCCGCACGGTGCCGCTTGTGTGGGGCGTGGCGCGCACCAAGTGGGTGGCGGGCTTTTTTCTGGCCTGCCTGGCGCTGCTCACGCTGGGCGCTACGGGCCGGCTGCTGGTGAGCGGGCACTGGCCACTGGCGCTGTGGCTGCTGCTGCTGGTGCTGCTGCCCATGGCCCAGCTGACGCGCCTGCTCATTCGAGCCGACCGGCGACGGCACTTCCGCCACCTCAGCACGTTCTGTAAGGGCATTATGCTGGCGGGCGTGCTGAGCATGGCCCTGGCCGGCTCGCTGTGA
- a CDS encoding 2Fe-2S iron-sulfur cluster-binding protein: MSASATTITFQFNDGQPAQTHVAASGESVLDVALNNGIQLQHNCGGVCGCSTCHVYINSGGNDLPEISDKEEDFIDRAENPRINSRLACQCVVEADMQLVVTIPPQHFLGH, from the coding sequence TTGTCCGCTTCCGCCACCACCATCACCTTCCAGTTCAACGACGGCCAGCCGGCCCAGACCCACGTGGCGGCCTCTGGCGAGTCGGTGCTCGACGTGGCCCTGAACAACGGCATTCAGTTGCAGCACAACTGCGGCGGCGTGTGCGGCTGCAGCACCTGCCACGTCTACATCAACTCCGGCGGCAACGACCTGCCCGAGATTTCCGATAAAGAAGAGGACTTCATCGACCGCGCCGAAAACCCGCGCATCAACTCCCGCCTGGCCTGCCAGTGCGTAGTGGAGGCCGATATGCAGCTCGTCGTCACCATTCCGCCCCAGCACTTCCTGGGACACTAG
- a CDS encoding PAS domain-containing protein: protein MAANTALAEREHQLSVLFDTIVDVTFVLNVEGEGRYRFVFANKAFEKTTGQPVEQVVGRYGGILFRNPRSAWCSASTAKPLPAWNVWCGRKRPITPPVR, encoded by the coding sequence ATGGCGGCTAATACGGCCCTGGCAGAACGAGAGCACCAGCTTTCGGTCCTTTTCGATACCATTGTCGATGTCACGTTTGTGCTGAACGTGGAGGGCGAGGGGCGCTACCGGTTTGTGTTCGCTAATAAAGCGTTTGAGAAAACGACCGGCCAGCCGGTAGAGCAGGTAGTGGGCCGCTACGGGGGGATATTATTCCGGAACCCTCGCTCAGCCTGGTGCTCAGCAAGTACCGCGAAGCCATTGCCAGCATGGAACGTGTGGTGTGGCAGGAAACGACCGATTACCCCACCGGTCAGGTAA
- a CDS encoding cold-shock protein, which translates to MKTGIIKFFNEAKGYGFVTNDQTKEDFFVHVTGLNGTTVQQNDRVEFETQEGRKGINAVNVRKI; encoded by the coding sequence ATGAAAACCGGCATCATCAAATTTTTTAACGAGGCCAAAGGCTATGGCTTCGTGACCAACGACCAAACGAAAGAAGACTTTTTCGTACACGTAACGGGCCTGAACGGGACCACAGTGCAACAAAACGACCGGGTAGAATTTGAGACCCAGGAAGGCCGCAAAGGCATCAATGCCGTGAACGTGCGCAAAATCTGA
- a CDS encoding YjjG family noncanonical pyrimidine nucleotidase produces MKYRHLFFDLDHTLWDFEKNANETLHTLYERHDFARYGTFAVEQFISVYSDINHALWRMYQNNKITQKQLRETRFVRTLTKLGVAEPDIPTNISDEFTDLLPLKSAVFPYTHEVLDYLKPKYHLHLVTNGFNDVQALKLDSSNLTHYFQELITSEHSGHLKPDPRMFAHALERTGATATESLMIGDNLECDVLGAHNAGIDQVYFNPDKRRHFNTITHEISCLSELKAFL; encoded by the coding sequence ATGAAATACCGCCACCTCTTCTTCGACCTCGACCACACGCTGTGGGACTTCGAGAAAAACGCCAACGAAACTCTGCACACGCTGTATGAGCGGCACGATTTTGCCCGCTACGGCACCTTTGCGGTGGAACAGTTTATCAGCGTGTACAGCGACATCAACCACGCACTGTGGCGTATGTACCAGAACAATAAAATCACGCAGAAGCAACTGCGGGAAACCCGCTTTGTGCGGACGCTAACGAAGCTGGGGGTGGCCGAGCCCGACATCCCGACCAATATTTCGGATGAGTTTACGGACCTCCTGCCCCTGAAATCGGCGGTATTTCCCTACACCCACGAGGTGCTGGACTACCTGAAACCCAAGTACCACCTGCACCTCGTCACCAACGGTTTCAACGATGTGCAGGCCCTCAAGCTGGATTCGTCCAACCTCACGCACTACTTCCAGGAGCTCATCACTTCCGAGCACAGTGGCCACCTCAAGCCCGACCCGCGCATGTTTGCGCACGCCCTGGAGCGTACCGGTGCCACTGCCACCGAAAGCCTCATGATTGGCGATAACCTGGAATGCGACGTACTGGGCGCCCACAACGCCGGCATCGACCAGGTGTATTTCAATCCCGACAAGCGCCGGCACTTCAATACGATAACGCACGAAATCAGCTGTTTGAGCGAACTAAAGGCGTTTTTGTAA
- a CDS encoding NADH-quinone oxidoreductase subunit C has protein sequence MTPQDAAVAPEAPVAEDPIKAQNSQVLALLTRLFGADTFTDVHEPYGLLTATTTRERIHEIIAGLQQDQELKFHFLTTMCGINYPENPSQELGMIYHLHSLTKNIRLRLKIFFPVADPVVPTLTDLYNTANWMEREAYDFYGVIFTGHPNLIRILNVEDMDYFPMRKQYPVEDGTREDKTDLFFGR, from the coding sequence ATGACTCCTCAAGATGCTGCCGTCGCGCCCGAAGCGCCCGTTGCCGAAGACCCGATAAAGGCCCAGAATTCGCAGGTGCTTGCCTTGCTCACCCGCCTGTTCGGCGCGGATACTTTTACCGATGTGCACGAGCCCTACGGTCTGCTCACGGCAACCACCACGCGCGAACGCATCCACGAAATCATTGCCGGCCTGCAGCAGGACCAGGAGTTGAAGTTCCACTTCCTGACCACGATGTGCGGCATTAACTACCCCGAAAACCCGAGCCAGGAGCTGGGCATGATTTACCACCTGCACAGCCTGACGAAGAACATCCGGCTGCGCCTGAAAATCTTCTTCCCCGTTGCCGACCCGGTGGTACCCACCCTCACCGACCTCTACAACACGGCCAACTGGATGGAGCGCGAAGCCTACGATTTCTACGGCGTCATCTTCACCGGCCACCCCAACCTCATCCGCATCCTCAACGTGGAGGACATGGATTACTTCCCAATGCGCAAGCAGTACCCGGTGGAAGATGGTACCCGCGAAGACAAAACCGACCTGTTTTTCGGCCGGTAA
- a CDS encoding Rossmann-like and DUF2520 domain-containing protein: MIVNHPDSLQIGLFGAGRVASQLAPALVAAGHRLAFVWSRTATAAEALAATLPGTPALATLAAPLPPADVYLLAVPDTAVAPLLAGTTWPAGALVAHLAGALPLAIFEVQPAVRGGVFYPLQTFSPGRAIDWPTVPLCIEAADAGAEATLLALAGSLSRHVRQLASAQRLKLHVAAVFANNFTNHLLGIADTLLAEAALPAELLAPLVRETVAKALANSPFGVQTGPAVRHDAPTLAAHHAALAAHPAWQALYGQLTASIQAQL; the protein is encoded by the coding sequence ATGATAGTTAATCATCCTGATTCCCTGCAAATTGGCCTGTTTGGCGCGGGCCGTGTGGCCAGCCAGCTGGCTCCGGCTCTGGTGGCCGCCGGCCACCGGCTGGCCTTCGTGTGGAGCCGCACGGCCACGGCCGCCGAAGCCCTGGCGGCCACGCTGCCCGGCACGCCCGCCCTGGCCACCCTGGCCGCGCCCCTGCCCCCCGCCGACGTGTACCTGCTGGCCGTGCCCGATACTGCCGTGGCCCCGCTGCTGGCCGGCACCACCTGGCCCGCCGGGGCGCTGGTGGCCCACCTGGCTGGGGCCCTGCCCCTGGCGATTTTCGAAGTGCAGCCGGCCGTGCGGGGCGGCGTGTTCTACCCGCTCCAGACTTTCAGTCCCGGCCGCGCCATCGACTGGCCCACGGTGCCGCTGTGCATTGAGGCGGCCGATGCCGGGGCCGAAGCCACGCTGCTGGCGCTGGCCGGCAGCCTCAGCCGGCACGTGCGGCAGCTCGCCTCGGCCCAGCGCCTGAAGCTGCACGTGGCAGCCGTTTTTGCCAACAATTTCACCAACCACCTGTTGGGCATTGCCGATACCCTGCTGGCCGAGGCCGCCCTGCCGGCCGAGCTGCTGGCCCCGCTGGTGCGCGAAACCGTAGCGAAAGCCCTGGCCAACTCACCGTTTGGCGTGCAGACCGGGCCGGCCGTGCGGCACGATGCGCCCACGCTGGCCGCCCACCACGCCGCCCTGGCGGCCCACCCGGCCTGGCAGGCGCTCTATGGGCAGCTCACGGCCAGCATCCAGGCCCAGCTTTGA
- a CDS encoding energy transducer TonB: MSASVSCYAQSPCDSLYAAEDRFWKSFIDKGNVGLMLFDVPPKVTSGKEKLVNYTGSKDKTGTVMYRVIVDKDGSATCLKLEYTSNSLLVEDANQIVSTLRFAPALLGGKGIRSTMNFTVRFYEAESRKRKNSSF; this comes from the coding sequence ATGTCTGCATCTGTTAGCTGCTATGCACAATCTCCTTGTGATTCGCTGTATGCGGCAGAGGACCGTTTTTGGAAAAGCTTTATCGACAAAGGCAACGTAGGGCTAATGTTATTCGATGTACCTCCAAAAGTGACTTCCGGCAAGGAAAAATTAGTCAACTATACTGGTAGTAAGGATAAAACAGGCACTGTCATGTACCGAGTAATCGTGGATAAAGATGGCAGTGCTACCTGCTTAAAACTTGAGTATACCAGCAACAGCCTGCTTGTTGAGGATGCCAACCAGATAGTATCAACGCTAAGATTTGCTCCTGCGCTGCTAGGTGGTAAAGGGATAAGGTCCACAATGAACTTTACCGTTCGCTTCTATGAAGCAGAGTCAAGGAAACGTAAGAATTCAAGTTTCTAA
- a CDS encoding PAS domain-containing protein, with amino-acid sequence MPEPSLSLVLSKYREAIASMERVVWQETTDYPTGQVTGEVSVTPVPDEDGRCCQLLGVVHDLTKEKQVEKALRISNERLAYALKATTDAIYDWTISDDSLYWGEGFENLFGYQLAQNPMPFSEWADYVHPDDSPRVVAGLRHAAFETTNLFWQEEYRFRRANGTWAEVFDRGYLLRDAAGRAVRMMGAMQDITSRKQAEGFSNCICTFQSAQEALDKLVSKKQRVPQIIFLDLNMPIMDGWQFLDALAPYQDALRGTCHIYILTSSLALKDLEKSRHYDLVADLIHKPVDSKEIRVIQSLFEYDEIVDDEPCDC; translated from the coding sequence ATTCCGGAACCCTCGCTCAGCCTGGTGCTCAGCAAGTACCGCGAAGCCATTGCCAGCATGGAACGTGTGGTGTGGCAGGAAACGACCGATTACCCCACCGGTCAGGTAACGGGCGAAGTGAGCGTAACGCCCGTGCCCGACGAAGACGGCCGCTGCTGCCAGCTGCTGGGCGTGGTGCACGACCTCACTAAGGAAAAGCAGGTGGAAAAGGCGTTGCGCATCAGCAACGAGCGGTTGGCCTACGCCCTGAAAGCCACTACCGATGCCATTTACGACTGGACCATCAGTGACGACTCATTGTATTGGGGTGAGGGGTTTGAAAATCTATTCGGCTACCAGCTAGCGCAGAATCCCATGCCCTTCAGCGAGTGGGCCGACTATGTGCATCCCGACGACAGCCCGCGCGTAGTGGCCGGCCTGCGGCACGCGGCTTTCGAAACCACAAATCTGTTTTGGCAGGAGGAATACCGGTTTCGGCGGGCCAACGGCACCTGGGCCGAGGTATTTGACCGGGGATACCTGCTGCGCGACGCGGCGGGCCGGGCCGTGCGCATGATGGGGGCCATGCAGGACATCACATCCCGCAAGCAGGCTGAAGGGTTTTCCAATTGCATCTGCACGTTTCAGTCGGCCCAGGAGGCGCTGGACAAGCTGGTGAGCAAAAAGCAGCGCGTGCCTCAGATAATATTCCTGGACCTGAACATGCCGATAATGGACGGCTGGCAGTTTTTGGATGCCTTGGCACCCTACCAGGATGCCCTGCGCGGGACCTGCCACATCTATATTCTCACCTCGTCGCTGGCCCTGAAGGACCTGGAGAAATCCAGGCATTACGACCTGGTGGCCGACCTGATTCATAAGCCGGTGGACAGCAAAGAAATCCGAGTCATTCAGTCGCTTTTTGAGTATGATGAGATTGTTGATGATGAGCCCTGCGACTGCTGA